The sequence below is a genomic window from Wyeomyia smithii strain HCP4-BCI-WySm-NY-G18 chromosome 1, ASM2978416v1, whole genome shotgun sequence.
attgaaataaaattcgcattttcatttttgggtcgatggccagcgattccccactgtgcgttgattaacggaccggcgccaacggctttacttcctcatgcgatggaaggcgtgatcccagagatttttcgcctcataaaatctcccggtgtcggctagaattgaatctggactagttgggttggttgtgagtggatcactccaccccacaaccatcgacacctatgtcggcgttgggattcgaacccacgctaggcccccgcctattcatttatagttctacgatccctttttttgcttaggatttgctttagataaaataaatgacaattttttttcacgttAAAAAGCATAGtgttcgttaattctgttttaccgtgcatgttcgtttatgaatgatagcgcaatttcatttatttttagtgtctctcaatccaaaAAAATCCTGgtttaaaaacgtgacgtaattaaggggggggggtcaaggaagttgagacagcttgtgacaagggggaggggggagttaatttttcccaaattttagtgacatcattaatgaatcgtccctaaatggaaacataacctattctcaatattcaattccattctactaagactagcgaacctatacattagagaaatgacaagacactcaccgtcaagacaactgtcaacatcaaaacgggcgagttgtatcattttgcattgccgttatccgttttgatgttgacagttgccttaatggtgagtgtcttgtcatttctctaatgtataggttcgctaactaagacgctcaaaaagaaaatttaacagaaagacactcaccgttaaggcaactgtcaacatcaaaacggataacggcaatgcaaatttatacagctcgcccgttttgatgttgacagttgccttaacggtgagtgtcttgtcatttctctaatatacaggttcactaCTAACTATTACAGAGGCCTTAGTGTTCGTGGTGTTGTGATCGCGTATAAACATTCTATATATAATAGTAGTGACAGAGTACACCATACATCAACGTTTTTTAGAAGTGTAGCACTTGTTTGTTATAATACATATAAAAAAGTttattatatataatataaaaatcTGCTTCACTGAAGACCGCTTCCCTCTTGATTACCGGTAATCAGTTTAAATGTATAATGTGAATGCCAATAAATCCAGTGTGAGTATCAACTGATCCAGTCAAATCAAGCTATCCGGAGTTATACACGTGGTTTTTTGTTTGAGCGATTTTCCCTGTGAgtatcaaaaattaaacaaaaaaaacgagCCCTTATCAACGTGTTGATGTTAAGCTTCACACTCATCCACTAAGGCATTTTAATTCGACAATCTCCAATTTACCTTGTGAAACAACATGAAATGTAATATCAATTGGTCAAACAAGTTAAAAATTCAACACCTGACAACAAACACTTGATATTTCCTCGTTTGTTCCGTAACCCCTGTTATCAGCGTCACTCGACCTTGTTTTCGAACAATGTCCATTGCATTCTACGTAGGCAACACTGTTACTCCCCAGCAATGCATCGCATTATTATTGAACTGTAttttaaaaaacaagaaaacaacccgtcagcaacaatttttttcgtcGTTACAGTTACAAGTTAATCACTAAAGTGAGAACCCTGCTAGGGTCCAGTTTGCTTTTAACCGTTCGACAGAGCACATTTTCACGGAGAAATTTCCTGAACTGCAACACCATGGCTAGCGGAAAACTTGGTTAGTGGGTAAGATTTATACTTGATCCTGATGATGACTAATATGTTGCTCATTGCAGCTATTCTCAGCGTATCAGATAAAGCCGGATTACTGGAATTCGCTGCAGGACTTAATCAACTTGGGCTTAAACTAGTAGCTAGCGGTGGTACCGCCAAGGCCATTCGCGACTATGGCCTACCTGTCCGTGATATCTCGGATATTACGGGAGCTCCAGAGATGTTGGGTGGCCGTGTGAAAACGCTTCACCCTGCCGTACACGCTGGCATCCTAGCCCGCATTACCGATGCCGATCTGAACGATATGAAACGCCAAAAGTATGACTTGATACAGATTGTGGTGTGTAATCTATACCCGTTCGGGTTGACGATCTCAAAACCTGATGTGACGGTTGCAGATGCGGTAGAAAACATCGACATTGGAGGTGTTACTCTTTTGCGAGCAGCTGCAAAAAACCATAAGCGAGTAACCGTTCTGTGCGATCCTTCGGACTATGGCAAGGTTCTtgctgaaataaaacaaaatggaGACATTACTGAGAGTACCCGGCAGACTTTGGCCTTAAAGGCATTCACACATACAGCAGAATATGACAACCTTATTTCTGACTACTTTCGTAAGCAATACTCGTCTGGTGTGTCTCAACTTGGCCTTCGCTATGGTATGAATCCACATCAGAAACCTGCACAAATCTTCACCACTCTAGAAAAACTTCCCTTAAAGGTGGTGAATGCCGCTCCTGGTTTCATTAATCTTTGTGATGCTTTGAATGGTTGGCAACTGGTTCGTGAGCTGAAAAAATCACTAGGACTACCAGCGGCAACAAGCTTCAAGCATGTTTCTCCGGCCGGAGCTGCCGTCGGAGTACCGTTGACACTAGACCAAGCCAAACTTTGCATGGTCGATGATCTGTTTGATAGTCTAACACCACTTGCAACGGCCTATGCACGCGCCCGAGGTGCTGATCGTATGTCTTCGTTCGGAGATTTTGTTGCGCTCTCTGACACGTGTGATTTGGTAACTGCTAAGATTATTTCCCGCGAAGTGTCGGATGGAATTATAGCTCCAGGTTACACTGAGGAGGCTTTAGATcttttgaagaagaaaaagaatgGGGGTTACTGCGTTCTGCAGATCGATCCAACATATGAACCCAGTCCAGTAGAGAGAAAAACTCTATTCGGGCTACAGATGGAGCAACGTCGTAACGACGCCGACATCAGCAGAGCATTGTTCACAAATGTTGTCAcaaagaataaaaatctgccgGACGACGCAGTACGTGATCTTATCGTAGCAACGATTGCGTTGAAGTACACTCAGAGTAACTCTGTTTGCTACGCAAAGGATGGACAAGTCGTTGGCATTGGTGCTGGACAGCAGTCACGTATCCACTGTACCCGGCTGGCCGGGGATAAAGCAGACAACTGGTGAGTAGTTTTATAATTttcttgtttcatttttttatatgcccTTCTAACTCCGATCAGGTGGCTGCGGCAGCATCCCCGTGTAAC
It includes:
- the LOC129722906 gene encoding bifunctional purine biosynthesis protein ATIC isoform X2, whose protein sequence is MASGKLAILSVSDKAGLLEFAAGLNQLGLKLVASGGTAKAIRDYGLPVRDISDITGAPEMLGGRVKTLHPAVHAGILARITDADLNDMKRQKYDLIQIVVCNLYPFGLTISKPDVTVADAVENIDIGGVTLLRAAAKNHKRVTVLCDPSDYGKVLAEIKQNGDITESTRQTLALKAFTHTAEYDNLISDYFRKQYSSGVSQLGLRYGMNPHQKPAQIFTTLEKLPLKVVNAAPGFINLCDALNGWQLVRELKKSLGLPAATSFKHVSPAGAAVGVPLTLDQAKLCMVDDLFDSLTPLATAYARARGADRMSSFGDFVALSDTCDLVTAKIISREVSDGIIAPGYTEEALDLLKKKKNGGYCVLQIDPTYEPSPVERKTLFGLQMEQRRNDADISRALFTNVVTKNKNLPDDAVRDLIVATIALKYTQSNSVCYAKDGQVVGIGAGQQSRIHCTRLAGDKADNWWLRQHPRVTSMQFKKGVKRAEISNAIDNFVNETVGKDMPLAQFEAMYEKVPEFLTAADRQAWAKQLNGVALGSDAFFPFRDNVDRARLSGVSFIASPSGSTNDAGVIEACNEHGIVMVHTNLRLFHH
- the LOC129722906 gene encoding bifunctional purine biosynthesis protein ATIC isoform X1, producing MMTNMLLIAAILSVSDKAGLLEFAAGLNQLGLKLVASGGTAKAIRDYGLPVRDISDITGAPEMLGGRVKTLHPAVHAGILARITDADLNDMKRQKYDLIQIVVCNLYPFGLTISKPDVTVADAVENIDIGGVTLLRAAAKNHKRVTVLCDPSDYGKVLAEIKQNGDITESTRQTLALKAFTHTAEYDNLISDYFRKQYSSGVSQLGLRYGMNPHQKPAQIFTTLEKLPLKVVNAAPGFINLCDALNGWQLVRELKKSLGLPAATSFKHVSPAGAAVGVPLTLDQAKLCMVDDLFDSLTPLATAYARARGADRMSSFGDFVALSDTCDLVTAKIISREVSDGIIAPGYTEEALDLLKKKKNGGYCVLQIDPTYEPSPVERKTLFGLQMEQRRNDADISRALFTNVVTKNKNLPDDAVRDLIVATIALKYTQSNSVCYAKDGQVVGIGAGQQSRIHCTRLAGDKADNWWLRQHPRVTSMQFKKGVKRAEISNAIDNFVNETVGKDMPLAQFEAMYEKVPEFLTAADRQAWAKQLNGVALGSDAFFPFRDNVDRARLSGVSFIASPSGSTNDAGVIEACNEHGIVMVHTNLRLFHH